In Lolium rigidum isolate FL_2022 chromosome 3, APGP_CSIRO_Lrig_0.1, whole genome shotgun sequence, the genomic window TTTTCCTTGCGTGCAGACCGGCAAGTCGCCCTTGCACAAGCACCTGAGCCCGCCGTCGACACGGGACCTCAACCTGTTCCCCGTCTCCGGCGCCGCCACTACGCCGACGGCAGAACCGGCATCAGcgcatgccgcggccacgacgacGTACCACAGCGTGTGCACGATCGAGAAGGTCAAGACGGCGCTGGAGCGGTTCGAGCGCGGCAAGCAGGGGCAGCACCCAGGTCACCAGCAGCTCAGCGCCGGCGGCTCcccttcgtcgtcgtcggtgaccaCGTCCTCCGTGAAGCGCGGCGCCGTGGAGCAGGGCGACGGCTGCGACTCGCCGTCCGCCGCGGGCGGGGGCGGggggatggtggcggcggcgtgcccGCGGTGCTTCCTCTACGTGCTCATCTCCCGGAGCGACCCGCGGTGCCCGCGCTGCGAGTCCCACGTGCCGCCGCCCCCGTCGGCCCCCACGCACAAGAAGAAGCCAAGGATCGACCTCAACGTCGGCTTCCTCGGAACCTAGCCGTCCACCGCCGTACGAACTACGTAGCTACggcaggatgaagaagaagaagtagagatgGTCGTCGGTCTGTCAgtcatcatcctcgtcggcgCGTTAGGTAGGTATATGCCGGGTGCTCCGATTCGCCACGACTCCAGTTGCCCATGCGGCCGCCGAGAGCGACCTCCTAGAAGAAGAATCCTTGCGGTACATAGGGGGCTCCCAATTTTTGCTTGTCCATTAGTAATTTCCAGTTACCACTGTTACTACCAGTACCAGTATGTATGGCCGGCCGGCATCCCCAAaatctgtcagaaatcaatccatAGGACATGATCAATCAAAAGCATCCCATTACTGCACGTCCGATTTGTTCATTTCCAGTATCGCTTCAGTTATTACTTCTGCTGCGGGCGTACAATATGGCACGGGAATCGTGGCGGACACTCATCGATCATCGTAATCCCCATTCATTGCAGATGTAGCCGCGGATTAAATGCCATGAACATGGACATGGATGCGACCAGTTCGCTCTTAATTATGGGATGCGTCACGGGTTTTTTCCGCCCCATTTTAATGtcgggatgatgatgatgaggagtttGACGTCGCAGCTGCAGAGCTTTGATGAGCTGCAGGCAGCAGCGCGGTGGAGTGCAGTTTGCATGCATGTATGGCCGGCATGAATGAATGCCAATTAATGTTCGATGTGATGGTTGTCCGTGCCCGCTTGTCTTTTGGTAGGGGATGACAGCGAGAGCCCAGCAGCAGGCCGGAGCTGCCTCCCGCCCGCCTGTGTTAAGCTTTTGCTCCGGCGAGGTTTTAATGGGCTGCAGACGACGCAGGCTACATGTCATGCAGGCGCCGTGTGTCGCTGTAtgggttttttttataaaaaaaatagacGCTGTGTGTCGCTGTATGGGCTCGAGATAGATAGGGGATTATTCATAAGTTCTACGCTTCTGACGTGCTATTTGGGCCTTGGATGCTTGCGCCTTCTTAAAACATTCTCAGGCTGTGCATGGTTCGGCCTTCtggaaaagaagaagaacaccAGAGGCCCATCGGGCTGGCAATAGGATTTGTTTTACAATTTTTCGTACCCCCCCCCCCTGGCTCTCCGTTGGGAGAGGAATTTCTATATGAGTGAGGGGTAATACTTTAAAATGGTTGGTCTTTCGAAAAACCTCACTTATGCATCTCTCTATTATCGCGACAATCGTTCCTAAGAAATGCTTGAGTATAAGTGCCATAGAGATACAACTTTACCCGAATTTTGTTGTGATTTCTTTTTTGATGCGGGGATTGGTGAGATATTGCGCGTGTATTTTCTCGGGGTTGAGCATTCAAAATGGGCCAAAAAAGTACGATCGATTCCTGTCGGATGCACATCCTGTTGAAGATAAAAACAGAGGAGAGAACACACGTACTCCACCAGGAAAGTACACCAAGGAATACGTAGCACATGTGAAAAACATAGTAAGAACgtgatacatccaaaacgtatctactttcccgaatatttttgctattgttttgcctctaatttgtgtattttggatgcaactaacacggactaacgctgttttcagcagaattgctctggtgtctcgtttttgtgcagaaatccaactttcaggaaaatcctcggaatttatgcgaaaagtcttatttttccagaagattgacggagccagaagggcaagccaggtggaggcccgagggccccacacactaggtcggcgcggcccaggaggggggcgcgcggccctagcgtgtggccccctcggccggcctccgacgccctcctctggactacttaacgccttcaacctaaaaacgcacgggggttagaagaaatcgccagaagacatccagtacgccgccatcgtcgtgaaactccgtctcgggaccagaaactccgttctggcacgccgccgggacggagaattggaggagatcatcgccatcatcaccaccgacgcctctccatcaaccagccatgtttcccccatccatgtgtgattaattcccccgctgtaggtcgaaggggatggtagggattggatgagattggtcatgtaatagcataagattgttagggcatagtgcctagtgtccgtaattggtacttttatgatattgttgcaacttgttatgcttaatgcttgtcactagggcccgagtgccatgatctcagatctgaacatgttatcaattcatgatgatattcattgctttatgatcttacctgcaagttgtatacatgtattgttgtccggaacccgaggccccaaagtgacagaaattgggacaaccgaaggggaaggcggtgatatgaggatcacatgtgttcacggagtgttagtgctttgctccggtgctctattaaaaggagtacctgatgtctacgggtgcttctattcttgtagacagtgttgggcctccaagagcagaggtttgtagaacagcagcaagtttcccttaagtggatcacccaaggtttatcgaactcggggaggaagaggtcaaagatatccctctcatgcaaccccgcaaccacaaagcaagaagtctcttgtgtccccaacacacctaataggtgcactagttcggcgaagagatagtgaaatacaagtggtatgaatgaatatgagtagtagtatcggcgccggaaaagtgcttgccggcgtgcgattgatggtagtaatattgcgggaagtaaagatgcgataaaaacgagtaaacaagcagcgatagcagtatttggaaataaggcctagggattatactttcactagtggaaactctcaacattgatcacataacagaataaatagatagatgctagactctacaccctcttgttggatgatgaacaccactaactgtgtaggattacacgaaccctcaataccggagttaacaagctccacaatattcaatgttcatatttaaataaccttagagtgcataacgagatcaacataaccaaaccaagtactaacatagcatgcacacttgtcaccttcacactacgaaaggaggaatagatcacatcaatactatcatagcaatagttaacttcataatctacaagagatcacaatcatagcctacgccaagtactacacgatgcacacacttgtcaccattacaccgtgcaggaggaataaactactttaat contains:
- the LOC124700065 gene encoding uncharacterized protein LOC124700065; this translates as MVAEAVGFMSRAADGGMAAELVTRDFLGGCATAGEEAARHDAAVVRTQLQLHLSPPSTRDLNLFPVSGAATTPTAEPASAHAAATTTYHSVCTIEKVKTALERFERGKQGQHPGHQQLSAGGSPSSSSVTTSSVKRGAVEQGDGCDSPSAAGGGGGMVAAACPRCFLYVLISRSDPRCPRCESHVPPPPSAPTHKKKPRIDLNVGFLGT